The following are from one region of the Corylus avellana chromosome ca1, CavTom2PMs-1.0 genome:
- the LOC132181045 gene encoding protein DMP2-like has protein sequence MAAAFPAGLGDIIKLLPTGTVFLFQFCSPILSNYGQCHYYNKYLTAFLVGCCGLSCFFSTFTDSCVVQNKIYCGFVTRKGGLWPSPPPEPPPEPEHGITKPPGKVNLRVPEKIGFADFVHAILAVIVFGAVVLLDTNTVKCFYPVTESTHKTLLSVVPAVVGAVCSVLIPLYPCKRNGIGYRSTMSLSQNSNVSGSEIPLTGEPKEGRPVDHTQV, from the coding sequence ATGGCTGCAGCATTTCCGGCGGGGCTTGGCGACATCATCAAGCTCCTTCCCACTGGCACAGTGTTCCTGTTCCAGTTCTGCAGCCCCATCCTGTCCAACTATGGGCAGTGCCACTACTACAACAAGTATCTCACCGCCTTTCTTGTCGGCTGCTGCGGTTTGTCTTGCTTCTTTTCTACATTTACTGACAGTTGTGTCgttcaaaacaaaatctactGTGGGTTTGTAACACGCAAGGGTGGTCTTTGGCCCTCGCCCCCGCCAGAGCCTCCGCCAGAGCCAGAGCATGGCATCACAAAACCGCCTGGGAAGGTGAACCTGCGGGTGCCGGAAAAGATTGGGTTTGCAGACTTTGTCCATGCTATTTTGGCTGTGATAGTGTTCGGAGCAGTGGTGCTTTTGGACACAAATACTGTAAAGTGCTTCTATCCGGTGACTGAGTCAACTCATAAGACTCTGCTCTCGGTCGTGCCGGCAGTTGTCGGTGCCGTTTGTAGCGTGCTAATACCCTTGTACCCTTGCAAGCGAAATGGAATTGGATACCGTTCAACTATGTCTTTATCACAGAATTCCAACGTCTCCGGTTCAGAAATACCGTTGACCGGGGAACCTAAGGAAGGGAGGCCTGTTGATCATACACAGGTTTGA
- the LOC132181128 gene encoding uncharacterized protein LOC132181128 codes for MANITTAHDLHVGSPYPSPLPNNVGSADEYDESYVESYHIWEDLKAQFSQVNGPRMFQLEQDISNLVQGTMLVATYFSKLKSLWDELSALQPNLSCSCGAMKDVLQLQHNRSTTKFLMGLNGSYTTIRRHILLMDPLSSINQAYALVLQKKRQRNISIPSTVEGVALAAKSGPPPWKNGRLGQPKKDRPKCIQCGRDGHTIDCCYHLHGFPPSSRYTKLGTKPPPHAH; via the coding sequence ATGGCAAACATCACTACTGCCCATGATCTTCATGTTGGTTCTCCTTATCCATCTCCATTACCAAATAATGTGGGTTCGGCTGATGAGTATGATGAGTCCTACGTGGAATCCTATCATATTTGGGAGGATCTCAAGGCACAATTCTCTCAAGTGAATGGCCCTCGCATGTTTCAACTAGAACAAGATATTTCCAATCTTGTTCAAGGTACTATGTTAGTGGCCACATACTTCTCCAAACTGAAGAGTCTTTGGGATGAACTTTCTGCACTTCAACCTAATCTTTCATGTTCTTGTGGTGCCATGAAAGATGTCTTACAACTTCAACATAACCGAAGTACCACAAAGTTTTTAATGGGGCTCAATGGATCATATACTACCATTCGCAGACACATCCTCCTGATGGACCCTCTATCTTCTATCAACCAAGCCTATGCCTTAGTTCTTCAAAAGAAACGACAACGCAACATTTCTATTCCATCCACCGTTGAAGGCGTTGCTCTAGCAGCTAAAAGTGGTCCCCCGCCATGGAAGAATGGTAGATTAGGACAACCTAAGAAGGATCGACCGAAGTGCATTCAATGTGGTCGTGATGGGCACACCATTGATTGTTGTTATCATCTCCACGGTTTCCCTCCAAGCTCTCGCTACACAAAGCTTGGTACCAAGCCCCCACCTCATGCCCACTAG